In Streptomyces capitiformicae, one genomic interval encodes:
- a CDS encoding MMPL family transporter — MVTPVPSGSDRKKRRGPWFTLLAGLLLLLVAGAASSGVLANLKSGGFDDPGSDSVAAAEALERSFPGSQPNLVILVEDPKGGPGSATARAKAETIDKTVSGTSGTRVVASYFDSRDKSLRSGDAALILVRVDGDENKSMRTADTLHEKLSDPDGAVSVSFGGITAINNDMNKQVEKDIIAAESIAIPITLLLLVIVFRGLIAALLPMLLAVLTIIGSLAAVNVAAQFTDVSVFAVNLITALGLGLSVDYSLLIVTRYREEREAGRSNAEALRVTRATAGRTVAVSGAVVGAALATLLVFDQYFLRSFALAGIAVVLWAVLGSLYLLPAALVLLGDRIDALGRRRRTRRAPAAETFWGRMAGLAFRSPALLATPVIALLLIMAVPFTGAQFGVPDERVLPTDTESRLVTEAVRDDFGVGDDRALNVVSEQWKGTDAELERYSADLSGTSGVTRVVSAAGVFRDGSRITALDPRTAAAFRDGDAVRFQVQTDVVPYSEKGGDLARDVRAVDPPGGSEVLVGGQAAQLVDITRSIADKLPLAMVLISVLSLLFLFLLTGSVLMPVKALLFNGLSLVGILGVAAWVFVDGHLSGLLGFTPSPLAVSMPVLMFCIAFGLSMDYEVFLVARIKERYDRTGRLESSVREGLGASGPVITAAAAILAVSFFAMLTSGVSLIKMYGMATGLAIVLDAVLVRGVLVPAFMRAVGPYNWWAPAPLKALHRRFGIKESAEEEPAPAPAPTPHLTSATEPQTTGSRP; from the coding sequence ATGGTCACTCCGGTGCCGTCCGGGAGCGACAGGAAGAAACGTCGCGGCCCCTGGTTCACCCTTCTCGCCGGACTACTGCTCCTGCTGGTCGCAGGCGCCGCGAGCTCCGGGGTGCTGGCCAACCTGAAGTCGGGCGGGTTCGACGACCCGGGCTCCGACTCCGTGGCCGCCGCCGAGGCGCTGGAGCGCTCGTTCCCCGGCAGCCAGCCCAATCTCGTCATCCTGGTCGAGGACCCGAAGGGCGGACCCGGCAGTGCCACGGCCCGCGCCAAGGCCGAAACCATCGACAAGACGGTCTCCGGCACGTCCGGCACCCGGGTCGTCGCCTCCTACTTCGACAGCCGCGACAAGAGCCTGCGCTCCGGTGACGCGGCTCTGATCCTCGTCCGGGTCGACGGCGACGAGAACAAGAGCATGCGGACCGCCGACACGCTGCACGAGAAGTTGTCGGACCCGGACGGTGCCGTGTCGGTGTCCTTCGGTGGCATCACCGCCATCAACAACGACATGAACAAGCAGGTCGAGAAGGACATCATCGCCGCGGAGAGCATCGCGATCCCGATCACCCTGCTGCTGCTCGTGATCGTCTTCCGGGGGCTGATCGCCGCCCTGCTGCCGATGCTCCTGGCCGTGCTCACCATCATCGGGTCGCTGGCCGCCGTCAACGTCGCCGCGCAGTTCACCGACGTCTCGGTGTTCGCCGTCAACCTGATCACCGCCCTCGGGCTCGGCCTCTCCGTCGACTACAGCCTGCTGATCGTCACGCGCTACAGGGAGGAACGCGAGGCCGGTCGCAGCAACGCCGAAGCACTGCGCGTCACCCGCGCGACCGCCGGCCGCACGGTGGCCGTCAGCGGTGCCGTGGTCGGCGCCGCCCTCGCCACGCTCCTCGTCTTCGACCAGTACTTCCTGCGCTCCTTCGCGCTGGCGGGCATCGCGGTGGTGCTGTGGGCCGTCCTCGGCTCCCTGTACCTGCTGCCGGCGGCCCTGGTCCTGCTCGGCGACAGGATCGACGCCCTCGGCCGCCGTCGGCGCACCCGGCGGGCCCCGGCCGCCGAGACCTTCTGGGGCCGGATGGCCGGCCTCGCCTTCCGGAGTCCCGCCCTGCTCGCCACCCCGGTGATCGCGCTGCTGCTGATCATGGCAGTGCCCTTCACCGGCGCCCAGTTCGGCGTACCGGACGAGCGGGTGCTGCCCACGGACACCGAGAGCCGTCTGGTGACCGAGGCCGTACGCGACGACTTCGGCGTCGGCGACGACCGCGCGCTGAACGTGGTGTCCGAGCAGTGGAAGGGAACGGACGCCGAACTGGAGCGGTACTCCGCGGACCTCTCCGGGACCTCCGGGGTCACCCGGGTCGTCAGCGCCGCCGGGGTGTTCCGGGACGGCTCCCGGATCACCGCACTCGACCCGCGGACGGCCGCCGCCTTCCGGGACGGTGACGCGGTCCGCTTCCAGGTGCAGACCGACGTGGTCCCGTACTCCGAGAAGGGCGGCGACCTGGCCCGCGACGTCCGCGCGGTCGATCCGCCCGGCGGCAGCGAGGTCCTGGTCGGCGGTCAGGCGGCCCAGCTGGTCGACATCACCCGCTCCATCGCGGACAAGCTGCCCCTGGCGATGGTCCTGATCAGCGTCCTGAGCCTGCTGTTCCTCTTCCTGCTGACGGGCAGCGTGCTGATGCCCGTCAAGGCGCTGCTGTTCAACGGCCTCAGCCTCGTCGGCATCCTCGGCGTCGCCGCCTGGGTCTTCGTCGACGGCCACCTCTCCGGCCTGCTCGGCTTCACCCCGTCGCCGCTCGCGGTGTCGATGCCGGTCCTGATGTTCTGCATCGCCTTCGGCCTGTCCATGGACTACGAGGTCTTCCTCGTCGCCCGCATCAAGGAACGCTACGACCGCACCGGCCGGCTGGAGAGTTCCGTAAGGGAGGGACTCGGCGCGAGCGGCCCCGTCATCACCGCCGCCGCGGCCATCCTCGCGGTGTCCTTCTTCGCCATGCTCACCTCGGGCGTCTCCCTGATCAAGATGTACGGCATGGCCACCGGCCTCGCCATCGTGCTCGACGCGGTCCTCGTGCGCGGGGTGCTGGTGCCGGCCTTCATGCGAGCCGTCGGCCCCTACAACTGGTGGGCCCCGGCCCCCCTCAAAGCACTCCACCGCCGGTTCGGCATCAAGGAATCCGCCGAGGAAGAGCCGGCACCGGCACCGGCACCGACCCCTCACCTCACCTCCGCCACCGAGCCTCAGACGACGGGATCACGGCCGTGA
- a CDS encoding IclR family transcriptional regulator — MSTSSTPTDRSVVERTLGVLGAFDAANVRLTVSQISRRSGIPVATTYRIVSKLVSWGALERTEDNKYTIGLRLWEVALLAPRYSALRGAVIPSMFELRSMTHCAVLLSTRDGNEGICLESVSGSARPLHRSWSRGHRFPLHATACGRVLLSDAGSAVQDEVYGGDLRTYTERTVRAPSVLRGLVEQARRQGYAVSDGELLNGVVEVAAPIHDGDGVVLGAIGLITVGAASTHVPGAVGPLLAVARRVSRALADPQAPRDEAAPTTRATGSRTHRTQGACA, encoded by the coding sequence ATGTCGACGTCATCCACCCCGACGGACCGTTCTGTCGTCGAGCGCACTCTGGGTGTCCTGGGCGCCTTCGACGCCGCCAACGTGAGGCTGACCGTGAGCCAGATCAGCAGACGGTCAGGAATACCGGTGGCCACGACCTACCGTATAGTCTCGAAACTTGTTTCCTGGGGAGCGCTGGAACGCACGGAGGACAACAAGTACACGATCGGCCTCCGTCTCTGGGAAGTCGCTCTCCTGGCCCCCCGGTATTCCGCGTTGCGCGGAGCGGTCATCCCCTCCATGTTCGAACTGCGCTCCATGACCCACTGCGCCGTCCTGCTCTCCACGCGGGACGGCAACGAAGGAATCTGCCTGGAGAGCGTCTCGGGAAGCGCCCGGCCCCTGCACCGCTCGTGGTCCCGCGGGCACCGCTTCCCCCTCCACGCCACGGCCTGCGGAAGGGTCCTCCTCTCCGACGCCGGCTCAGCCGTCCAGGACGAGGTCTACGGCGGCGACCTGCGGACGTACACGGAGCGCACCGTCCGCGCCCCCTCCGTCCTGCGCGGCCTAGTCGAACAGGCCCGGCGGCAGGGATACGCCGTGTCCGACGGCGAGCTGCTGAACGGCGTGGTGGAGGTCGCCGCGCCGATCCACGACGGTGACGGGGTCGTCCTGGGCGCCATCGGCCTGATCACCGTCGGTGCGGCGAGCACCCATGTCCCGGGTGCCGTCGGCCCCCTGCTGGCGGTCGCCCGGCGTGTCTCCCGAGCCCTCGCCGACCCTCAGGCACCCCGCGACGAAGCGGCGCCGACCACGCGGGCGACCGGGTCGCGCACCCATCGGACCCAGGGCGCCTGCGCCTAG
- a CDS encoding acyl carrier protein — protein MNDVQEEVRSGLADIVNEIAGVPHDEVLPHKTFADDLDVDSLSMVEVVVAAEERFGVTIPDEAAGRMKTVSDAIDYILAHH, from the coding sequence ATGAACGACGTACAGGAAGAAGTCCGCAGCGGTCTGGCCGACATCGTCAACGAGATAGCCGGGGTCCCGCACGACGAGGTGCTGCCCCACAAGACCTTCGCCGACGATCTCGACGTCGACTCCCTGTCCATGGTCGAGGTCGTGGTCGCGGCGGAGGAACGGTTCGGGGTGACCATCCCGGACGAGGCGGCCGGCCGTATGAAGACCGTGAGCGACGCCATCGACTACATCCTCGCCCACCACTGA